Within the Onychostoma macrolepis isolate SWU-2019 chromosome 14, ASM1243209v1, whole genome shotgun sequence genome, the region AATAAAGTggataaattacaaaatatataattatatatataaactatgtaatataatgaatatatgtatatatatatatatatatatatatatatatatatatatatatataatttatattataattttacagtttattgAATTTCTATATTTACTATGTCGTATTTATAGTACGTATATATCTGTATGCACATTTGTAGATTGTTTGTCTGTGTATGAATATGTAGTGTGTATACAAATTGTCTGTATATGTTGTGTTATTgatatttgttaaataaacatttatggaGACATTCTTAACAGTGTAATGCTGTAACTTACATCCCAAAATATTATGCATCTAAAACTTGCTTTTGGaaggaaaaggaaaacaatTCCCCCATATGTTATCATAATAACAAATCTGTAGATGTGCTGTGTGCTAGATGAATCCACCCAGTGTCTCACCATCCATGTCAGAGTTCATGGCGAAATACTCCTCTTCTGTTTTGAAATGCAGGGCTGCGACTCTTGTGAACACACTTCGGGATGAGCGCAAGGCCTGATGGAAACTGTAAAAACACAGACCGGGAGTTTGCAAAGAAGCTTTCATTCATAATGTGGAGTCTTATTCATTGGTGCTGCAATGCTAGGCGCTACATATTTCACTAAATAGCATGCGCATTGTAATAGTTACAGTGCACACTGTGGTTGTATAGCTTATGTAATATGATAGAATTGCGTAATTTTGTAAATGGCCTAAGTAGGCAGAATAAAGCTCAAAATAGTTTCATATTTTATCGTAAAACAGCTGCTAACGTTACTCAGTTTAGCTGCCGTTAGCTGCCACACAGCTGATGAGGTAAACAAACCAATACACTGCCCATTACACTCCCAGCTGAAGCACAGTTCACGTCCTGCGCTTTAAAGTATACACATATAaatccacaaaataaaaataagttacgTAAATTGCATCCAAACCTTTGCACTGTGAAATTAAACCGGCAGAAGAGGTCCCACACCACCTCAGCGACGTCTTCTGTAGTCTGACGTCATGGATTATGTTAACCCTTGAGATCCCACAAAAGCaatgtatgttttgttacacatttaattatattcttaaactaattttacattgacaaatgtaaatttttaaatttagaagAAATGTAAAATGACTTGACCTCAGTATTCAAAGAAAGCTATGAGAACACAACACTTTTTGTACTAGATTGGTCCACTTATccgtttctttgttttattctttttgttttgttgtcatttttatatcatttctaTGAATCGGTTGAATCTGCGCGCGCAACAGGTTTTGGGGATGCGTTTCCTAAAAAGCATCTCAAGCAGCTCTGAATTGGATTGAATCAGTCCGAGCAGAATCGTATAGGTAGAGCTAATTATTTAACAACATAAAATCCACTGACATTAAATATCAAAAAGCATTTACAAACGCATTTcatctgtattttatttcatttatttatattgattgCATATATTCCATTCTCTCTGCATGATAGCCTACAGCATAGATTTTTACTTGCTCCGAACAGTTTTCTTCAGAATTAAGTATTAAATCCAAATTATGATATTATGAATGCAATTTTAAACTTAAGTTTCTTgtaagcaaacaaataaacatacaagAGATAAAGACGAGCTATAACAGTATGCATCTAGAAGggatttattaacaatattacatATTGTTCAATACAGTATGAAATTGTTGAGTAAATAGAATACATGACAAAAAAGCAATTCTCATCACAACAAATATTTCACTtctgtttgaagttaaaaaggAGTGAAAACAACACATGGGTCCTATGAGAGGAAAAAGATTACTAAGAATGCATGAATAAGCATTCTATTTGttattaataagaaataacAAGCttctataaatgtcttttttcacaaaaaaatatttcacagccTGTTATGAGGAGCCTGACATAACAAAAATAGAGTTGTCTGCGTTGATAGACTGTTGGAATTGAAACAGAGGTGATTAATATGTTGATATATATTCACTGTGAATAATGAGTAGATAGTTtctaaataatgataaataggagatttcactttaaaatatcattgcACTAGGTTAAATGTGCTTTGCTTTGAAGTTCTGGGTGCAAGTCAGTGATTTTGGGGTCATTAAAGGCAGAAGCATGTGGTAAGATGAATAGAAgatataaaaagttaaaagaatTATGAAGAATGAGGTCTTTTGGGTGCTGTGGGTTTCTAGTTAAGGTCTAGTAGATTCTCCTGAACACTGAATAACATTATGTGTTGTACGGACATTGATGCTGCTTGAACTGCTCAGTATCACTGAATGTTTGGTTGCACTGAGAGCAGTAGTGAGAGTTTCGCAGCGGTGGGAGCTTCACCATTACATCGCTAATGTGGGTGTGCTGATGCCGTTTTAGGTATTCCACTCGACTGAAACGTTTCCCACACGTCCCGCACTCATACGGTCTTTCACCAGTGTGGATGCGCTGGTGCCTCTCCAGGTTCCCGAGACGACTGAAGCTGCGCCCGCACTGCGGACACCTGTGGGGCCGCTCACCTGTGTGAACCAGCTGATGGCGCTCGAGGGACCGCGAGTGCGTGAAGCGTTTGCCGCAGAGTTCGCAGTGGTGCGGCTGCTCGCCCGTCTGCACGCATTCGTGACTCTTAAGACTCCAGGCGTGGCCGAACGCTCTCCCACACACAGAGCACTGATAGGGCCGATCCTCAACTGCAGGGCAAGAGTGCTTCATGAGGTCAGATGTGAAACTAAAGCCGCTGCCGCAGTGTGCGCAGAAGTGCAGCATGTCCCCGCTCTCTCCTCCTgactcctcttcctcttctttgtTGGTAGGGGCTGATGGGAGTTGTAGTTCAGCAGGGTCTGCTCTATGTGACGAGGACGACATTGCCTGCTGAGAGCTACATAAACCGTCTAGTCCGATGAACGCCACACCTTCGGATCCACACGTCTCCTGAGACGGGCTGCCCAGGCCGGACTCCGCCTCCTCACGTTCACGCTCCGCCTTGAGGGCCGTCTCAAGCCCGCTGAGCTCATCTCCACCGGTCATTGGTTCCTCTGACAAGGCTGGCTGCTCCTCCCACACTTCAGCAGCAGCGGATTCCGGACCAGAAGAAGCAGGACCCATTTCTCCTGCAGACAGAAATGAGATATATCAGACATAAGAACAGAATTTTACctcaaagttaaaatgctagaaatgcttttcaaagaaatctcttatgttcaccaaggctgaatttatgcaaaaacacagtaaaaacatcagtattgtgaaatattattagagttCAGAATAACTACTTCGAAGtattttcaaattcaatttattggtgtgatggcaaagctgaatttacacACTTTTCTTTTACATTAGCAGTTTATAGTGACCACAGCTGTCAAACTCCCAAAAACAAACAGGAAAAGTATCAATATGAgtgcaaaacaaaaacttaattcATCAAACCTTCCAAACCTGTTGcatctttcttctgcagaatatagaagacatttttaagaatgttattaAGCAAACGGTTTCAGTTCCCACTGACTTCTAtcatatggacaaaaaaaatacaatggaagttaATGGGattcaaaactgtttggttaccaacattcttcacagttatcttctttcatgttccacagaagaaaattaAGTCATACAGGGTTGGAACGATGTGACGCTGattaaatgataacagaattttcatttttgtgtgaactattcctttagtgTAAAACTAGTCACCTTTTTTTGGACCTTGACAGTCGTGGGTCCAATATACTGTTAATGTATGAAAAACTGAGTACAGCTTTCAAAATTTCTCCTTgtgtttcactgaaaaaaacaacacaaatttgAGGaactaatgacagaattgtgTTCTTCAAGTTAACTATACATTTAACTGTTCATGCTCACAATCGCAAAGAAAATTATTAGCCATTTTCCTGAACAAAGCACTGCAGTGCTCACCGTGGGTGGGACTGGGGAGGGAGGGCTGGTTTCAGTTTGGTTCATCTGTAGAGCCTCTTGCAACAGCCTCAGGGAGTCTGATCTGTAGCCTTCCACCTTTATCCATCATCCCACAGAAGCAGAAAAAACAAGAACATAAGGTGTGAAATAAATTCTCTTTgctaacaataaaatatttcttttaaaacagataataaacattttaggcAGACCTGAAGGGATAGTAACCTTATGTTacatttgtgctgtttttataACATTTCTCTTTTAGTGCAATAAAGGGGATAGGTGGTCCTTTACTGATGCAATCATATGTGTTTCTGACTACTTGTGATTTGAGCaactaaatgataaaaatgcatcgACTTCGTTTACACTGGTAATTAACACTGTCCACTTGTGATCTGATCACCATAGAGATGTTGAAATCAGATGTAAATTCTGTCTTAGAGTATTAAAATTCAACAAGGACATGCATATTTTTGGAAATATGACctcttaaaggtatagttcacgccaaaataaaaatctattcacctgtcattaattattcaccctctagttgttgttgttgaagaaagtaggtaatcaaacagttgatggtagccattgacttccattgtattttttttaccatcaaatgtttggttacccacattcttcaaatcATTTTCTTCAGTGTTCAGCAGAAGGAAGAAATTtgcacaggtttggaacaacttgagggtgagtaaatgatgacaatttgtataattttgggtgaacaagcccattaaatgtaataatgtcaatATTAAAGGGAAAgacaatgaaaaaagtgaattgtAGCTATTATAACTCTTGGTTTATTATCTTTGGTGTAGTTTTTGCACTAGTAAAAACTACATACTTTCAAATCAGTTTGCACAAAAGGGATTTTTCTTTTCAGGTCCTTCTCCTGTGCCTGCATCTCCTCTCTCCCCTCCGCTCCCTGCAGCCATTTCCTCACATCCGATTGGCTACTCACCTCCTCTTTAATGCTGGCCACCTCCTTCCTCTCCCCAGAAACGCATATCCTTTCCTCCTCCTCGTCCCCACATCCACCTCCACCAGTTGGCAGATGGACACGGAACACGTCCCTCCTCTCATCCCTCACTCCTCCAGTCCCCTCCTCCCACGCATCAGCACTCCACTCCTTCCCCTGCTTGCCTCCTGAGAGAGAAAGatgggagggagagagagaggagagaggagagcaGGAGGGGGAGGGAGGAATGCAAAAGAGGAGGAGAGGAAGGAGAAAGAAACCTGAGAACTGAGGAGCAGGTCGCCATTATGGTTTCCCACTCAAAGGCACGAAAAATGCACGATAAAACAACAGCATCACACAATGAATGCGACTTGGCGAGTGCGCCTACTTTGGAGATCCGTTCTGCGCGCTTTGCGCACGGTGTCGTCCGCGCCAAGCAGACCAGCCGCGCGCCGACTGGCCGCCCAGCCCATGCCATATTTGCGTTCGTTTCTCAGTTTATTCTCAGTCAGCCTCAGTCTCAATTTCAACGCTTCGTTCTCTTTTCTGTTCAGCGAGATTTCCACCAGGTAGTCGTTCACCGTGTCCTGGAAGAGTTTGGTGATCTCGCACACTGATGCGCGGACCAAACTATCCATGACAGCAGTCAGGTGCGCTTGAAAGGTCTTGACCGATTCCGCCATGGTTTGACTAATTTTCAGTcgcacaaataataaataaagttgtgTCCAATAAAATTATGTTACGCCATATATCAACACCAGTCACACTTCACTACGCATCCGCTTTGCAATAACAACACTTAATTTAATTGTGCATGTGGTTATAATAATCTGACATCAACTATGGCAACGGCTGTCACCCGAAGTAACCCAACTTTGTACAAAGCCAAAGGAATGAACTCTATGTACTCTATCTTTAAGCTCGCGACCAAACAAATCAAACCCTTAAAAGAAGAAATTCCGCTCCAGATGCCTGCACAAATATAGTCGACGGCTAAAAAAGAACCGTGTTCATGTTTTACGAGTGTTTATGCGCTATCAGCTGCACAGTTTCACCGAGTCGCGACCACCCCTCTCAACTCAAGAGGTTTTAATTCTCGCCTACAATATTATTTCCGGATGTCGCGTTCTGCGCATGAGCACAGCTACCGTAATTACCCGAATAAAATTACCTATAAAAGTTTTGGCTAGCTAACTAGCTTTGGCTACCCTGCTGGtagatatataaattattattattgaataattatccatacaaaataaaacaagaataacCTGTTGAAAAATAGTAATAACCTTTTGTTGGTAGATGCTGTGTACTATTATAGAGGCAAAATGCATTAACCTCCATAGACGATTATTCAACAGAATTCTGAAGAAAACCAATGTTttgcaagaaaataaatattctcTTATGTTATCAAGATGCAGCCTTTGTCAATTATGCCCCAATTCTATGGAACACATTATCAAGAGAATGAAGCCAGcttgctgatttaaaaaaaaaaaaaaagagaaacccAAAAACGTATCTCTTTACTGCAGTTAGCAAATGATTtttctgaattattattattatgttttcttttattataattgtattatttttaatgcatttaatgtataataattttctcttttattataattataaagtgGGTTTCAATTTAATCTTGTTATATTAATTATGGTATTTTTAGTACTTGGTGACTATTGTAATataaaagttaataataataataataataataatgttgtttgtttttcagtttttcctgGGGGCTCCCAATGTGAAATGTCTGCTGTGTTTTTCATTCCACtggcatttttttaaaatgatttctacaATCTTATTTCTACAGTATTTCAATAGATTTTTTCTCAAGGTTGTTATTTATATTGTTGTATAATATTGTAGGCTACTTAACTGCataatattgtttattgaataaaataaataatgtaaaaaaaaaagttaaaaaaaaaaagaataaataaacatatatatatatatatatatatatcggtCTTTAGTTGTGCCATGCTTCTGCATCATGCATTTCTAGGGCCGCATGCGCCAGCCGAGCAACTGTGGTGGTATGCTATCGGGTCTGTActgtcaaatatttatttgggTCATATGGTGTTTTACGGTAGCCGAGAAGAAGTACTGGCATCGCGGTTACTTACCTTATTCAACCCGAGCTCACATCTGGATACATCCCCGAAGGTGTCTGATATCCCTCCACCGTGCACTATTCTGCAGAAAGAGCCGTCTCTCCTTTGCAGTCATGCCGATGTTTGTGGTGAACACAAATGTTGCGAAGGACGCGGTTCCTGCTGAGCTGCTCTCGGAGGCCACGCAGGAGCTCGCCAAAGCGATGGGCAAACCCGCGCAGGTGGGCACACTGCAGTTCTCACATTTCCGACAAACCGTATGACTTTTTATATTAGTCTGCATAGAATATGGAACATGGAACTGTAACTGTAAGTTAATCTCgatacaatgaaaaatactagACTTGCTCTACAGTTATCCTTTTAGCTGTAGCTTAATTCATGCTGGATTTTTCACAGTTTTAAACTTAAAGAGAcctaggctatatatatatatgatatatacatCGTCATTATTTGTCTCGATTTAAGATGGGAAGTCAGACTCATTTCCGTGAATCATGCTTTTCAACAAATCGTTTCAAAGAACCAGTTCAAAAAAGCGATTCAGTGATTCTTTTACGTCATGACGCAATTACGTGACCGCGTTATCCCAGATCCCACATGTGACGTTATGTATACCTTTTGAGTCTAAAACGTTCCAAAAAATCCATAGGCAGGTACATTTAGCTTTTTATCAAGTGTTAAAGTATTACGTTAATGTGTATTTCAGTTCAGTGTTTTGGAGCCGTATCGATTCATAAAAAACAAAGTCATGTAAGCTTTTAATAAACCAGGGATTCTCAAATTTGGCATacaagatccactttcctgcagtttagctctaaccctaatcaaacacacctgagcatgctaatcagtggcTTCAGGATCATtggaaaatcacaggtaggtgagtttgatcagggttggaactaaactctgcagagcatTGTCCCTCCAGggcaagatttgaggaaccctgtaATAAACcaaatttgcatttacattacaccatactaaaattatttttattgtgaaaaTTGCGTCTGTTAGTTGACTTGAGAACCGCTCGGTCAGATTTGTGAATAAATCtttcagatctgtttttgaaaaaatccTGTTCATAGGAACTgcattattaactattaacccTTGTGTGTGTCTTTTTCTATTGCTATGTAACAGTACATCGCCATACACATCATCCCAGATCAGATGATGATGTTTGGGGGAAAAGGAGATCCGTGCACTCTGTTCTCTCACCAGCATCGGAAAGATTGGGGGTGCGCAAAATAAGCAATACTCCAAACTTCTTATGGGCCTGCTCAACAAACATCTTGGAATTTCACCCGACAGGTAAATACATACATTACAGCTGACttcattattttgcatttaccTGAATATTTTGCACAAATTTAGTTTCCACCTGTAAATTTCTAATGAATTCCCGTTGTTAATATGCATATGCATGCTTAAATATTGAATAAGATACTGTATACTCTtcatatgtttatattttttttgtatgcgTCAAATGcagttattatttgttttagtaaAACCTTCTTGTATTGTTTTTCAGGATCTATATAAATTTTGTTGATATGGATGCAGCCAATGTGGCTTGGAACAGCACCACCTTTGGATAAAGAATATGGATTTATGGCCTGATATAAGGCTGCAGTTTCTATTCCAGCTCTATTCAGAGGAAAGCGTAATGTTATCAGTCAATTAAGTCTTAACACACAGCACTTACTGCTTACAGCAGACAACATCTTGCTTTGACAATAAAACTTTCTTTAAACTCTACTGAGGTGTAGAGTTTTTTGTTGTACATGCCTCTTTAAAGCACAAATGTTTAGAAAATCACAATGCTGACAAAGGGATTGTATTGGTTATGGctgataaaattaaatattacatgttAACAGAAATATCCATAATAAAAGGAAACCACAACATACTGGGCAAACGAAGTAGCTCAATATTAGACAAAATGGTACATTTGGAAAATGTTGTTTTAGGCATATCTTAATGCTGAAGTCTTCATTTGTGTGCTAATAAGCCTTCAGTCACACCAGGGTACAATACTGACCTGTTTCTGTACCTTGATTTTATAACTAGCTTAGCAAAAACATCATTTTGAGAAATCAGCACAAAGAGGAAATGCATGCCTCAAAAGTAAGATTACAAAAGGCACAGTGGTGAAtttatatacgtgtgtgtgtgcgcgcatgcaTCTACGGTATATATAGAAAGAGGAATGCCACAAATCTGTCTGAATTTACTTATATTTCAGCCAAAACATGTAACTATACTCTAGAGTCTACACTTTATTTTTGACCAAGAATTAGCATTATAATAATGCacataaacagtaaaaaaaagtgatttaccAAACATTAACAGTGAGTACAGAGACAGATACTAGCAATGTAAAAATAGTCATGTCAGAAAAGAACATGAACAAGAAAGACTTTGAGAgtttaacagaagaaacaaGGCAAGGTCAATTATCCAGTCCGGAACAACGGAGCCGATCATCAGAAAACAGACGGGGAGATTCTCCCATTAGTCCATTAACATCATTATGCATCCAGTGTCCAGGAACAAAGATGACTGACTAGAGGGAGAAAATAAATTAGGAAAATTTAATTTACTGCCATGTACAAAGCTATAAATTGTTAAAGACAAGTTAAGGAGCAACAGACTCACCTGTCTCCTTATAACCTCCACTAGCTCTTCAACGCTTCCTTCAGAGCAGAAACCACTTCAGCGGGATCAGGAAACTTTAGTTTGCGTGGAGGACCCTTCTTAATGCCAGACCACAAAACAACCTCTGCTCAGGAGAAAGAAATTCAGAGGCAGCATTAGTAAATAAGCAAATTCTTTGGACAACCATAAAATGCAATCTTGTTACTCAATCATGCAAGCGTCTGAATAATGGTTGGGCTTCTTTCCATGGCAGTCTAACCTTTGTCTCCCTCCATCAGTGTGATCTCAAAGCTGTTCCGCCGAGGTTTCTGAGGATTGAGCACCACACGAAATTCAGGGTGCGAAGCCGCAAGTGCCTCACGCACACCTTCAGCATTCCGCCCGTAGACCCGTCAGCTCTTGCTGTGAAAAAGTCAGAACATGATTCAAATATAAGTGACACATACGTATTTAACTTTAGGGGTATTTTACATCTTTTTAATGTTGTTATAAAATCAAGAtatcaaaaaaataattcacaaaaattgTTACACAATAAACAGTGCATGAACACATTTTCAATGTGTCCTCACCAATGCTCAATAACGACCCTTTGTCCCGTTTCTTCATCTTTTTTGTCAACTCCATCAAGCTTTTCTTTCTTCTCCTCCACTGCAGCTGCTTCTGCATCCACGTCCGTCTTTCGCTTCCTACCACGACCTGCATATTAAAGTGTATCGCAGAATTTCAGTTTTGCATATACAGGATGACATATAACCGGGATGAGAGGATATTTATTAGgttgtttttccatttaaagGATTTTACAAAAGACATAACCTCCTAATATGAAATGTATCACTGAGATTGTAAGGTGTGATCTTACACAAGCAGCTTGACTCCCACTGGAGACACATGATGTAACAAATACGAAAACTCATAATACAACATGTgcaacatatttatatataaggcTACTAAGGATATTTAACAATAACTGTTTAACAGAAACGCATTCCGTAATAGACTAATACTACACGAAAGTTTCAAAACGTGTTACGCACCTGATTTGGCTCGAGTCGCCATTTCTGCAACACATATATAAGACGTGCAGAGAGTTTGGCgggttgttaaaaaaaaaaagagtaagtGAGATGGACACTGCCACCTTTTGGTGTGGAAAGTTTCTTGTCTGTAATGTGAAGAAATATATAACGGTCGTCTTTGCAGTTTTCTCACGAAAGCAATTTTTGAAGTTGGCgtataaatattgaaaatgtcCCGGTATTGGGGTATCAtggattatatttatttgtttaaatatgatAGATAATGAGAAGAGGTACTTTATGAGAACTGAGAGTTCTTTACTTTATTAACTATTTGTatgaatatacaaaatatatcaaaattgaaaaaaaaaaaaacataaatacagaATTGTACCTAtgaataaaacagaaaactgagaaattatatatatatatatatatatatgatgtggtaaaaaatgacttaaaaaaagaagaaaagaaaacgtgtttaaacttttaatttgtggtaacaatacaatacagtacagtacagtacaattCTAAATGTTGAAGTGGCATAGGATAGGAcagcagagacagacagaaaattGGGGGCAGGAATAGGAAATGACCCAGGCCAGATTCGAACCTGAGTCCCTGTCAGCCAACAGCTCTGATATGATTAGGCCATCAGTCCTGCAATAAAGGCATAAGCAGAAACTACAATTAAcacatgtatatttttattgcaaAGCTAAAATCATACTTACCTGATCACTCACCTcacctatttttatttatttatttatttatttatttttgtggccTTGTTTTTGAATAGGACAGTAGAGACAGACAGGAAAGTGGGGGAAAGAGGGGGCATGGGGCTGGAAAATGACTCAGGCCTGATTCGAACCCGAGTCCCTGTCAGCTAATAGCTCTGATATGGTTAGactgcacacacaaacagacaacacaattaagaaatgtatattttaattggAATGCTAAAATCATACTTACCTTATCACTCACGTACTGACCATTCAGTGCCATCCCTCCAGACCATCAGCACAGCAGATACTGTTATGAAGGACAAACAGATAAACACCACATCAAACTTCAGATTTTACAATAGAACACATTATATAAGATGTTACAAATTTAGAATGTTGCTGCTCCAGTTTGTCATATTTGatcataattaatttttaagatATATTAAGCATCCGTTTTTCCTATTTAACTAACTCtagatgttttatgttttaacaGTTACAACAGATCACCACCAGAGGTAATTACCGCCCCACTAATGATTTGAGAAACGATCACCTTTGGCTACAGTTCACAGTCAAATAGGCCTATCAAACTTAAAAAATCCaggcattttaattaatttacagtGTTAAATACGGTGGGTAGTGGATTCGTACCAGCAAATCCCGAATTAAcgtaaatgaatatataattacagataaaataactataagttaaagaaaagtaataattatctgtggaagaaaaaaaaaaacatgtcattTGGGAAAAACGCAGCTGCAAATATTGTTACTGTAGAGCGCGTGCTCTGGAGCTGGAGCGCAGATGGAATCTTCACAAATCAAAGACAAAGCATTGAATAGAAATACATGAAAAATATACATGcaaattacatataataaaataaataaaccgacATATTGGAACAAATTCATTGAACAAATCTTTTCTTCAGTCTTCCTGGCTTtcttgtttttcctgtttttatttaattttaaggtttattttttatgttttgctaTTTTAATTCTAAAAGTGAAATTGGGGCATCATTATGTTCATCTACTCCAACAAAATATTGCAAATAGTGAGAGAAGACAGTAGTTAAACTTAAATACatataacactttcattttaaacagcacATTATTCACTGTAAACATGTACTATGATATGCTACAGCAAAATGAATAAGAATTgccatttttatacacacataTGTTGACATGTCAAGAGAACATGGTGTGCATGTTAAAAACGATATTGATAATAACTATAGCTTTTTATCATAGTCAGTAGAAATTATTATCCACACCTAGAATCCCATCTTTCACCCGACTGCCTGTACCAgatcataaataaaaactgatattGTAGTTCcacttaaattcaattaaataaaaaataaaataaaaaagttaatatgAGCCACAGggtttacaaacaaacaaacaaacaaaataaatgcaaacggGGGGAAACTCAATAATAAAAGCGTCAACATAACACATCccatatttttagatttagtaAACGCAGTCATATAGGTCAAAAATTCACAGATACAACTTCAGAGTTAAAACctgtttttatacagtctatggttAAAACGTTAAAACACATGTCGTGAGGCTCTTGGTCATTGGTCAACCACTGCATGACATCATCTTCACGCGACACGATGTCATCACTGTGGTGTAGTAGTTTAACAGCGCTCTTCGCCGCTGTGAAGAAAGGAGGGATAATTTCCAAATAACAAGACATAGTTGAAACAGTGGATGTTTGGAAGAGTCTAGGCATGTTACGGTATATTAAATAATAGTATTTGCAAAGCCAGACCTCTATCAATTTAATTATATTCAACAGGCTAACGTTAACAAGCTAATACTACCTGAACTTATTT harbors:
- the si:dkeyp-121d2.7 gene encoding zinc finger protein 436 isoform X1 encodes the protein MGPASSGPESAAAEVWEEQPALSEEPMTGGDELSGLETALKAEREREEAESGLGSPSQETCGSEGVAFIGLDGLCSSQQAMSSSSHRADPAELQLPSAPTNKEEEEESGGESGDMLHFCAHCGSGFSFTSDLMKHSCPAVEDRPYQCSVCGRAFGHAWSLKSHECVQTGEQPHHCELCGKRFTHSRSLERHQLVHTGERPHRCPQCGRSFSRLGNLERHQRIHTGERPYECGTCGKRFSRVEYLKRHQHTHISDVMVKLPPLRNSHYCSQCNQTFSDTEQFKQHQCPYNT
- the si:dkeyp-121d2.7 gene encoding uncharacterized protein si:dkeyp-121d2.7 isoform X2, yielding MAESVKTFQAHLTAVMDSLVRASVCEITKLFQDTVNDYLVEISLNRKENEALKLRLRLTENKLRNERKYGMGWAASRRAAGLLGADDTVRKARRTDLQRGKQGKEWSADAWEEGTGGVRDERRDVFRVHLPTGGGGCGDEEEERICVSGERKEVASIKEEVEGYRSDSLRLLQEALQMNQTETSPPSPVPPTEKWVLLLLVRNPLLLKCGRSSQPCQRNQ
- the mif gene encoding LOW QUALITY PROTEIN: macrophage migration inhibitory factor (The sequence of the model RefSeq protein was modified relative to this genomic sequence to represent the inferred CDS: inserted 2 bases in 1 codon), coding for MLSGLYCQIFIWVIWCFTVAEKKYWHRGYLPYSTRAHIWIHPRRCLISLHRALFCRKSRLSFAVMPMFVVNTNVAKDAVPAELLSEATQELAKAMGKPAQYIAIHIIPDQMMMFGGKGDPCXLCSLTSIGKIGGAQNKQYSKLLMGLLNKHLGISPDRIYINFVDMDAANVAWNSTTFG
- the selenoh gene encoding selenoprotein H isoform X1; this encodes MSFRICYIMCLQWESSCLCRGRKRKTDVDAEAAAVEEKKEKLDGVDKKDEETGQRVVIEHCKSURVYGRNAEGVREALAASHPEFRVVLNPQKPRRNSFEITLMEGDKEVVLWSGIKKGPPRKLKFPDPAEVVSALKEALKS
- the selenoh gene encoding selenoprotein H isoform X2, yielding MATRAKSGRGRKRKTDVDAEAAAVEEKKEKLDGVDKKDEETGQRVVIEHCKSURVYGRNAEGVREALAASHPEFRVVLNPQKPRRNSFEITLMEGDKEVVLWSGIKKGPPRKLKFPDPAEVVSALKEALKS